The Siniperca chuatsi isolate FFG_IHB_CAS linkage group LG9, ASM2008510v1, whole genome shotgun sequence genome includes a region encoding these proteins:
- the LOC122882039 gene encoding nectin-2-like isoform X1 produces the protein MARPDARNWHDCSKMIGLLCLVASILIQHGVSGQRVKVEPEVSSYPGQTVNLRCAFTDATGIQLTMVTWIYEQKEGVRINIAVFHPNFEPNYPDSPVKGRVSFTTSPPNLASPSIQISNVRMTDEGKYICEYATYPSGNEQGITYLVMLAKPQNSASIVTVEAGTQPVVVARCESVDGRPAAQISWVTTANGNATTVSKPGADNTVTVSSEYRMVPTAADNGKDISCVVAHRTQGKPESFPLKLAIQYAPQVSIVGYDNNWYVGRTNVVLTCQATGNPVPISTLWKTMSGELPDTVLITGNELKVLKVDDAVNTTFVCEVKNRIGTGRDQVTAIVREPSVNPSNAGVVAGAVIGSLLALLLVAALIAVLVTRSRRQQQGYRANGGSDMKTRIFGGGKKASKNGTGGGAGSSGVGGGNNNGPIYVYNESTSHQGLGEKNNHHQPLTIGGRPEIVATTPTAQDILLSTELDDVERRKFDELEEEERYDHFTGGAPILQLRPPHDQDDIIGDYLDDDMESQRDGSVISRTAVYV, from the exons GAGTGTCAGGTCAGCGGGTAAAGGTGGAGCCAGAGGTGTCGTCGTATCCCGGCCAGACAGTCAACCTGCGCTGTGCTTTCACTGATGCCACTGGGATTCAACTCACAATG GTCACGTGGATCTACGAGCAGAAGGAAGGAGTAAGGATCAACATCGCTGTGTTTCACCCCAACTTCGAACCCAACTACCCTGACTCACCCGTGAAGGGCAGAGTCAGCTTCACAACCAGTCCCCCAAACCTGGCCAGTCCCTCTATCCAGATAAGCAATGTTAGGATGACCGATGAGGGGAAGTACATCTGCGAGTATGCTACCTACCCCAGTGGCAACGAGCAAGGCATCACATACCTGGTCATGCTGG CTAAGCCTCAGAACTCAGCCTCCATCGTAACAGTGGAAGCAGGCACTCAGCCAGTTGTCGTGGCACGCTGCGAGTCTGTGGATGGCCGCCCCGCTGCCCAGATCTCCTGGGTGACCACAGCCAATGGTAATGCGACAACAGTGTCTAAGCCGGGTGCTGACAACactgtgacagtgagcagcgAGTACCGCATGGttccaacagcagcagacaaCGGGAAAGACATCAGCTGCGTGGTGGCGCACAGGACCCAGGGCAAACCTGAGAGCTTCCCGTTGAAGCTAGCCATTCAGT ATGCCCCTCAAGTATCAATAGTGGGTTACGACAATAATTGGTACGTGGGTCGCACAAATGTGGTGCTCACCTGCCAGGCTACCGGAAACCCTGTCCCGATCTCCACCCTGTGGAAGAC TATGTCAGGAGAGTTGCCAGACACGGTGCTGATCACAGGCAACGAGCTGAAGGTACTGAAGGTGGACGATGCCGTCAATACCACTTTTGTCTGTGAGGTCAAGAACCGCATTGGGACTGGCAGGGACCAGGTCACAGCCATAGTCAGAG AGCCCTCAGTGAACCCATCCAATGCCGGCGTGGTGGCGGGAGCTGTGATTGGCTCCCTGCTGGCCCTCCTTTTGGTCGCCGCTCTCATCGCCGTGCTTGTCACCCGTAGCCGTAGGCAACAGCAGGGTTATCGTGCCAATGGCGGCAGTGACATGAAGACGCGCATATTTGGCGGCGGCAAGAAGGCTAGCAAGAATGGCACAGGTGGTGGTGCAGGCAGCAGTGGTGTCGGAGGCGGTAACAACAACGGCCCCATCTACGTTTACAATGAGAGCACATCCCACCAGGGCcttggagagaaaaacaaccaCCACCAGCCGCTCACTATTGGGGGCCGGCCTGAAATTGTTGCCACTACGCCCACCGCCCAAGATATCCTGCTAAGCACTGAATTAGATGATGTTGAAAGGAGGAAGTTTgatgagctggaggaggaggagaggtatGACCACTTCACTGGAGGGGCCCCCATCCTTCAACTTCGCCCACCGCATGACCAGGACGATATTATTGGAGATTACCTGGATGATGACATGGAGTCCCAGCGGGATGGCTCTGTCATCTCACGGACTGCTGTCTACGtatag